One part of the Esox lucius isolate fEsoLuc1 chromosome 10, fEsoLuc1.pri, whole genome shotgun sequence genome encodes these proteins:
- the LOC114828637 gene encoding H-2 class I histocompatibility antigen, Q10 alpha chain-like, which yields MINNMNKFSFLFFVATGYIVPSQCEIYSLNYIYTALSKPVELPGIHEFTAMGLMNDKQIDYYDSDIKQKIPRQDWMKEKLPPDYWEKGTQSRKSKEQWFKVNVNILMERMKHNKTDVHILQWKHGCEVDKQSDGTLKFIKGTDQYSYDGDDFLAFDDVTSQWVAPVDQALPTKRKWDGVQILNQYTKGYLEKECVDWLSKFMSYEHTEFSSTDAPPKVFAFAKKAKTEGHVRLTCMATGFYPKDVQMQIMKNGVPLTEHDGVYSEGVLPNNDDTYQIRKSVQIPEADTNDYECHVDHRTLTEPFVKKWDGICCDCGINIGAIIGPAVGVVFPLLFLLIFVVLWKIHIGRLPWAPVPQNVYGNEMTNTPGDSDGDGVN from the exons AGATTTACTCATTGAACTACATCTACACTGCCCTGTCAAAGCCAGTTGAATTGCCTGGTATCCATGAGTTCACTGCCATGGGCCTGATGAATGACAAACAGATTGACTACTATGACAGCGATATCAAGCAGAAGATTCCCAGACAGGACTGGATGAAGGAGAAGCTGCCACCAGACTACTGGGAAAAAGGCACTCAGTCCCGTAAGAGCAAGGAGCAGTGGTTCAAAGTCAACGTCAACATCCTGATGGAACGTATGAAGCACAACAAGACTG ATGTTCATATTCTTCAGTGGAAGCATGGCTGTGAGGTTGACAAACAGAGTGATGGTACATTGAAATTCATAAAGGGCACTGACCAGTACAGCTATGATGGTGATGACTTCCTGGCCTTTGATGATGTCACTAGTCAGTGGGTGGCCCCAGTTGATCAAGCTCTGCCAACCAAGAGGAAGTGGGATGGGGTACAGATCCTGAACCAGTACACCAAGGGTTACCTGGAGAAGGAGTGTGTGGACTGGCTGTCCAAGTTCATGTCATATGAGCACACAGAATTCAGTAGTACTGACG CCCCTCCAAAAGTCTTTGCGTTTGCTAAAAAGGCCAAAACTGAAGGACATGTTCGACTGACCTGCATGGCAACAGGTTTCTATCCCAAAGATGTGCAAATGCAGATTATGAAGAATGGTGTCCCATTGACTGAACATGATGGAGTCTATTCTGAAGGAGTCCTACCCAATAATGACGACACCTACCAGATCAGGAAGAGTGTGCAGATCCCAGAGGCAGACACAAATGATTATGAATGCCATgttgaccacagaacactgacAGAGCCATTTGTGAAAAAATGGG ATGGAATATGCTGTGATTGTGGAATAAACATAGGTGCCATAATTGGTCCTGCTGTTGGCGTGGTGttcccactcctcttcctcctcatatTTGTGGTTCTGTGGAAAATAC ATATCGGAAGACTACCTTGGGCCCCGGTCCCTCAAAATG TCTATGGTAATGAAATGACCAACACCCCAG GGGACTCAGATGGAGATGGAGTGAACTAA